TTGCCGGCGAAGCCGAGCCGCTCCGACATGGGATCGACCACAAGCTCGTTCGTCTCGAAGATGATGTCGTGCTCTTGCGGATCGAACGCCACGATCCGCCTGATCGCGCGCTCCGAATGCTCGATCCGGAATGGACCCAGCGCGCCCGCGGGAAATATCTCGAAGGTCTGGCCGTGAAATAGCGCCCCGCCCGGATAGTCCGGTTCGTCGTCGAGATCGTAACCCAGGGATTGCAGGCGCGTCTCGAGCTCCTGCTCGGAGAACGCACCGCCCACCTTCAGGCTCACGCTCAGGCGCGACAGGCTCGCCGGCGGCGGCAGGCGCTCCATCACGGCCTCCGCCGTCGAAACCAGAAACAACGGTTTTTTGGATTTGGCGAGGCGTCGCAGCACCGACGCTCTGCGCCCCGCGAGCTCGTGGGACGGCTCCAGCTGATCGAACGGCAAGGTGTTCAATCGCGGAAACACCAGGACCTCGCAGGACGGATCGAGCGCGTGAATGACGCTGCCCAGCCGCTCTGCCCTGTTCTCGCTCTCGGCAAGAAAGACGAGACCGCTACGCCCGGACTGCCTCCATTGTGCAAGCAGATGCAGGGCCATCATTCCGAGTGGCGACGAAGACGCGATCGTTGCGCGCTGCGACCCCTTGCTCTTCTTGGGCGATTTTTTGGTCGCCCGTGTTTTTTTGGAAAGCCTCACTTGAACCCGTCTCTGGTCGTAAACCGTCGGCAGCCGAACGCGAGCCGCTCTCGTCCCGATTCGGCTGCTCGGCGCCATGCATATGGGATTTAGCTTGCGAACGCACGCGCGTGGGCAACGTCCGGGGTGCCATCGCGATCCCGATCGTTTGACCGGCGATTGCCCCACGGATCGGAACTGGCCGATGCGCTTGGTGCACATGCAAGCACGAAAAACCCCAGCGCTTGGAGCCACGCTGGGGTTCAAAATAAATCGGTTAAGCAATGACGTCTTCATAGCAGCGTTTCCGCCGCGCGTTTGTGAACTGGTTCACACGCCCAGCGCCAAACGACCTCAGCGCAAGAGGCCCTGAGGTCGCCAACCTTGTGGGGAAGGTTTTCTCGCGGCCCGGGGGTTTTGGGGCTTGGGGATGGGCCGGGAGCCAGGAGTCTACGCTCGCGGAGCGGACTCGTTCCAAAGCACATCTGCCGCACCGGCGATCCGATCGCGCCGGAACAGGGTACCACGTCCTTCCGGTTTGAGCGTGCATACGCCGTGCGCTAGCATGTTCCTTTTACGGAGGCTCATTTGAAACCATTCATTTTCATCGCGGCCGTCGCATTGCTCGCAGCCGCTCCCGCCCGTTCGCAGGCGCTGGTCGATCCCAGCAAGGTTGCCCCCGAATATCGTGAGGCAGCGGAGAGGCGCCGGGCCGAACAGCTGCGCCAGCGCGAATGCGCGATGAAGGCGGATCTCGCGAAAGTGCTGCCCAGGGATCGCACCACCTATCTCAATCATTGCCTGGAGACGATGGCGGCCAAGCAATAGTGGCTGAGCAGGCCGCTTGATGGATCGAGACCGCCGCCTGTCACTGTGGAGCGATGACTTTGCGCGTGTTCTGCGAAGAGCGGCTCGCCTGCTCGCATCGGCTGCAGCAAGGTCCCATCGAGACGAACGGCGCCCGCTCGCGGTCGTTCGCAGGGCGGACGCGATCGGCGGGACGCGAGGTTAGATCACCCTCGCCGCGGCTTCCTCGGAAACAGGCGGTCGCGGATGTAGCGCGAGGTCGGCGTCAGGCGGATGCCGCGGGGCCGCTGCCAGGCAGCGCGATCGATCTCCTTCTTGTCGCCGATCGTCAGCCTGCCCTTGGCGCCCTTGGCGATGAAGATGGCATCGCTCATCTTGCGGCCGGAGCGCTTGTTCCTGGCCGTCACTTCCTTCCAGAGACTGATCCGGCCGAGCTTCAGCTTGGGCAGCTCCTCCTTGATCTCGCGTCGCAGGCA
This genomic stretch from Bradyrhizobium daqingense harbors:
- a CDS encoding NUDIX hydrolase gives rise to the protein MAKSSKLVAARRGKVLLVRRRSDGLWMFPGGRKRARESEKDCLRREIKEELPKLKLGRISLWKEVTARNKRSGRKMSDAIFIAKGAKGRLTIGDKKEIDRAAWQRPRGIRLTPTSRYIRDRLFPRKPRRG